Proteins from a single region of Camarhynchus parvulus unplaced genomic scaffold, STF_HiC, whole genome shotgun sequence:
- the LOC115917154 gene encoding uncharacterized protein LOC115917154 isoform X2, with protein sequence MAKITPKFSPKNQPMLSAGSRAGGTWPRTCLCPRGRRCRRRRCRCSRPAPAIASTRGCGAASSPGPRGPACFARGAPRGGAGPARLTPGAP encoded by the exons atggcaaaaatcaccccaaaattcagccccaaaaatcagcccatgCTCTCTGCTGGGTCACGGGCTGGGGGCACGTGGCCGAGAACG TGTCTCTGCCCGCGGGGTCGCCGCTGCAGGAGGCGCCGCTGCCGCTGCTCTCGCCCCGCACCTGCAATTGCCTCCACGCGCGGCTGCGGCGCCGCGAGCTCGCCCGGCCCGCGCGGCCCGGCATGCTTTGCGCGGGGGGCGCCgcgggggggcgcggggccTGCCAG GCTGACTCCGGGGGCGCCGTGA